A genomic region of Pyrus communis chromosome 14, drPyrComm1.1, whole genome shotgun sequence contains the following coding sequences:
- the LOC137714347 gene encoding uncharacterized protein, with the protein MYGSGSSEVRTPIFSGENYEFWRIKMVTVFKSLGLWNLVEKGITTPDSKKKKKETEESSVDIVDEEMNIVFMKDAKALGIIQNAVSDQIFPQIANADSGKMVWDLLYGEYHGGGQVISIKLQNLRRQFEYARMRDDESLSGYLTRLNELINRMKTFGESLSNERLVQKVLINLSKPYDSICLVIENTKCLETVKLQKVIAILKSQEQQFDLHIIDTIGKAFTSLSVSPKGQNRSGAQSDPSQFQKNWNYKGKKWDSKPKFQYKGKPKCYNCERFGHWARECIAGKSVQKANNANQIEVTRNLFYANSTISESVVNGEWYVDSGCNNHMTGNEKLLVDIRTNKDKCSRQSTNANW; encoded by the exons ATGTATGGATCTGGAAGTTCGGAGGTGAGAACTCCCATTTTCTCcggtgagaactacgagttctgGAGAATTAAGATGGTTACGGTTTTCAAATCTCTTGGGTTATGGAATCTAGTAGAAAAAGGGATTACAACCCCCgattcgaagaagaagaagaaggaaactgAAGAGTCATCGGTAGATATAGTCGATGAAGAAATGAATATTGTGTTCATGAAGGATGCAAAGGCTCTAGGAATCATACAAAATGCAGTCTCTGACCAGATCTTCCCTCAGATTGCCAATGCTGATTCAGGTAAGATGGTGTGGGATCTGTTGTATGGAGAATATCACGGTGGTGGTCAGGTTATATcaataaaacttcaaaatcttaGACGACAATTTGAGTATGCTAGGATGCGAGATGATGAATCTCTATCTGGTTATCTTACAAGGCTGAATGAATTGATTAATCGGATGAAAACATTCGGTGAATCTCTTTCTAATGAAAGACTTGTGCAAAAGGTTCTGATTAATCTAAGTAAACCATATGATTCTATCTGTTTGGTTATAGAAAATACAAAATGTTTGGAGACTGTAAAATTGCAGAAGGTAATTGCAATCTTAAAGAGCCAAGAACAACAGTTTGATTTGCATATTATTGATACTATTGGGAAAGCATTTACATCTCTCTCAGTGAGTCCAAAGGGACAAAATAGAAGTGGAGCTCAATCTGATCCATCTCAGTTCCAGAAGAATTGGAATTATAAGGGCAAGAAATGGGATTCAAAACCTAAGTTCCA GTATAAGGGAAAGCCTAAATGTTATAACTGTGAAAGGTTTGGACACTGGGCTCGAGAGTGTATTGCAGGCAAATCAGTTCAAAAGGCAAATAATGCTAATCAAATAGAGGTGACAAGAAACTTGTTCTATGCAAATAGCACTATCTCTGAATCAGTTGTCAATGGTGAATGGTATGTTGACAGTGGTTGCAACAACCACATGACTGGAAATGAGAAATTGTTGGTTGATATAAGGACAAATAAGGACAAATGTAGTAGGCAAAGTACAAATGCCAACTGGTGA